Proteins found in one Cricetulus griseus strain 17A/GY chromosome X, alternate assembly CriGri-PICRH-1.0, whole genome shotgun sequence genomic segment:
- the LOC100752491 gene encoding claudin-34-like, producing MVYFTKAARHQIRGLAFSTIAWIMCSASMGLPQWRIWYLEEPVVSYPSMAFVGMWRACICHHADNSSHLRVCHHYSYRDTLVPLDIRVAQHLLLISCILGLIGTACAVFSLQQVYTERPQKNNNSNPFVFSAVLNAIASSFIFLAVMCNYFSVSGKEGIVFLPSFQMPLFPYAQRAGSAMGVASIAAIFFLLSAIIFISYCPTSEREMLPDV from the coding sequence ATGGTCTACTTTACCAAGGCTGCCAGGCACCAAATAAGAGGTTTAGCCTTTTCCACCATCGCATGGATAATGTGCAGTGCGTCCATGGGCCTTCCACAATGGCGAATTTGGTACTTGGAAGAACCCGTGGTTTCCTACCCAAGCATGGCTTTTGTAGGTATGTGGAGGGCCTGTATCTGCCATCACGCTGACAATTCCAGCCACCTGAGAGTCTGCCATCACTACTCCTACCGTGACACACTTGTTCCTTTGGATATCCGGGTAGCTCAACATCTACTCCTAATTTCCTGCATTCTCGGTCTGATTGGAACAGCTTGTGCTGTCTTTTCTCTGCAGCAGGTCTACACGGAGAGGCCACAGAAGAATAACAATAGCAACCCATTTGTCTTTTCGGCTGTCCTGAATGCTATTGCTAGCAGctttatttttcttgctgttaTGTGTAATTACTTCTCAGTCTCTGGCAAAGAGGGAATAGTTTTTCTGCCATCATTCCAAATGCCACTATTCCCATATGCTCAAAGAGCAGGAAGTGCCATGGGAGTGGCAAGCATAGCtgccatattttttttattaagtgctataatttttatttcttactgtcCTACCTCGGAAAGGGAAATGCTTCCTgatgtttga